A single window of Toxotes jaculatrix isolate fToxJac2 chromosome 4, fToxJac2.pri, whole genome shotgun sequence DNA harbors:
- the ndufb7 gene encoding NADH dehydrogenase [ubiquinone] 1 beta subcomplex subunit 7: MGAHLVRRYVTETDTEPDPAKKFEFDPQFGFGERKEREMIASQEQMNLAQLPLEQRDFCANYLLKLMKCKRDNWPNFLACKHERHDWDYCEHQDYVMRMKEYERERRLQLRKKRIEAKAEAA; encoded by the exons ATGGGAGCTCACCTGGTCAGACGGTATGTCACCGAGACGGACACCGAGCCGGACCCTGCGAAGAAGTTTGAGTTCGACCCGCAATTCGGCTTCGGAGAGCGGAAAGAGAGAG AGATGATAGCGAGCCAGGAGCAGATGAACTTGGCACAGCTGCCCTTGGAGCAGAGGGACTTCTGTGCCAATTATCTCTTAAAACTCATGAAGTGCAAGAGGGATAATTGGCCCAACTTCCTGGCCTGCAAGCACGAGAGACACGACTGGGACTACTGTGAACACCAGGA cTATGTGATGCGTATGAAGGAGtacgagagagagaggaggctccagctgaggaagaagagaatCGAGGCCAAGGCTGAAGCTGCATAA
- the tecrb gene encoding trans-2,3-enoyl-CoA reductase b isoform X2, producing MKHYEVEILDAKTKDKLCFLDKVEPNATIGEIKSMFHKSHPQWYPARQSIRLDPKGKSLKDEDVLQHLPVGTTATFYFRDLGAQISWVTVFLTEYTGPLVIYLMFYFRVPFIYAAKYDFTTSKHWVVHLACMCHSFHYVKRLLETLFVHRFSHGTMPLRNIFKNCTYYWGFAAWMAYYINHPLYTPPIYGEQQIRLALIIFLFCQIGNFSIHIALRNLRPPGSKTRKIPYPTKNPFTWIFLLVSCPNYTYELGSWLGFTVMTQCLPVAFFTLVGFIQMTVWAKGKHRSYLKEFRDYPPLRSPILPFIL from the exons GTCGAGCCAAATGCCACTATCGGGGAGATCAAGTCTATGTTCCACAAGAGCC ATCCTCAGTGGTACCCAGCCAGACAGTCCATTCGCCTCGACCCCA AGGGGAAGTCTCTGAAGGATGAGGATGTTCTGCAGCATCTGCCCGTGGGAACCACGGCAACGTTCTACTTCAGAGACCTGGGAGCTCAGATCAGCTGGGTCACA gtGTTTCTGACAGAGTATACTGGTCCTCTGGTCATCTACCTGATGTTCTACTTCAGGGTACCCTTCATCTACGCAGCCAAATACGATTTTACCACCAGTAAACACTGGGTCGTACA TCTCGCCTGTATGTGTCACTCTTTCCACTATGTCAAGAGACTCCTGGAGACGCTGTTTGTCCATCGCTTCTCTCACGGAACAATGCCGTTACGCAACATCTTTAAG AACTGTACGTACTACTGGGGCTTTGCGGCATGGATGGCCTATTACATCAACCACCCGCTGTATACACCACCCA TTTACGGGGAGCAGCAGATAAGACTGGCCCTCATCATATTCTTG ttcTGTCAGATCGGCAACTTTTCCATTCACATCGCTCTCCGGAACCTCCGTCCACCAG GCTCTAAGACCAGGAAGATTCCCTATCCAACCAAGAACCCCTTCACCTGGATCTTCCTGCTGGTCTCCTGCCCAAACTACACCTATGAG CTGGGCTCCTGGCTTGGCTTTACAGTCATGACACAGTGCCTGCCAGTGGCTTTCTTCACCCTGGTGGGTTTCATCCAGATGACTGTCTGGGCCAAGGGGAAGCACCGCAGCTACCTGAAGGAGTTCCGCGACTACCCTCCCCTCCGCTCACCTATCCTGCCATTCATCCTGTAG